In a single window of the Leopardus geoffroyi isolate Oge1 chromosome D2, O.geoffroyi_Oge1_pat1.0, whole genome shotgun sequence genome:
- the NDST2 gene encoding bifunctional heparan sulfate N-deacetylase/N-sulfotransferase 2 isoform X2: MLKLWKVVRPARQLELHRLILLLIAFSLGSMGFLAYYVSTSPKAKEPLPLPLGDCSSGGAAGPGPVRPPVPPRPPRPPETARTEPVVLVFVESAYSQLGQEIVAILESSRFRYSTELAPGRGDMPTLTDHTRGRYVLVIYENLLKYVNLDAWSRELLDRYCVEYGVGIIGFFRAHEHSLLSAQLKGFPLFLHSNLGLRDYQVNPSAPLLHLTRPSRLEPGPLPGDDWTIFQSNHSTYEPVLLASLRPAESPVPGPVPRRTRLPTVVQDLGLHDGIQRVLFGHGLSFWLHKLVFVDAVAYLTGKRLCLDLDRYILVDIDDIFVGKEGTRMKVADVEALLTTQNKLRTLVPNFTFNLGFSGKFYHTGTEEEDAGDDMLLKHRKEFWWFPHMWSHMQPHLFHNRSVLADQMRLNKQFALEHGIPTDLGYAVAPHHSGVYPIHTQLYEAWKSVWGIQVTSTEEYPHLRPARYRRGFIHNGIMVLPRQTCGLFTHTIFYNEYPGGSRELDRSIRGGELFLTVLLNPISIFMTHLSNYGNDRLGLYTFESLVRFLQCWTRLRLQTLPPVPLARKYFELFPQERSPLWQNPCDDKRHKDIWSKEKTCDRLPKFLIVGPQKTGTTAIHFFLSLHPAVTSSFPSPSTFEEIQFFNGPNYHKGIDWYMDFFPVPSNASTDFLFEKSATYFDSEVVPRRGAALLPRAKIITVLTNPADRAYSWYQHQRAHGDPAALNYTFYQVISASSQAPLALRSLQNRCLVPGYYSTHLQRWLTYYPSGQLLIVDGQELRTNPAASMESIQKFLGLMKIRDSGARDLKVGRLVVWAKAKAGGIRIWTLSPAFFLWIFSGTTIWICRSC, translated from the exons ATGCTCAAGCTGTGGAAGGTGGTACGCCCAGCTCGGCAGCTGGAACTGCACCGCCTCATACTGCTGCTGATCGCTTTCAGTCTGGGCTCCATGGGCTTCCTGGCTTACTACGTATCCACCAGCCCCAAGGCCAAGGAACCCTTGCCCCTGCCCTTGGGAGACTGCAGCAGTGGTGGGGCAGCTGGCCCTGGCCCTGTACGTCCACCAGTCCCACCACGGCCCCCCAGGCCACCAGAGACAGCTCGAACTGAACCTGTGGTCCTTGTGTTTGTGGAGAGTGCATACTCACAGCTGGGGCAGGAGATTGTGGCCATCTTGGAGTCTAGTCGTTTTCGTTATAGCACTGAGCTAGCACCCGGCCGAGGGGACATGCCCACATTGACTGATCATACCCGTGGCCGCTATGTCTTGGTCATTTATGAAAACCTGCTCAAGTATGTCAACCTGGATGCCTGGAGTCGGGAACTGTTGGACCGGTACTGTGTGGAGTACGGTGTGGGCATCATTGGCTTTTTCCGAGCCCATGAACATAGCCTACTGAGTGCCCAGCTCAAGGGTTTTCCCCTTTTCCTACACTCAAACTTGGGGCTCCGGGACTACCAAGTGAATCCTTCTGCCCCCTTACTGCATCTCACACGCCCCAGCCGCCTGGAACCTGGGCCGCTGCCTGGTGATGACTGGACCATCTTCCAATCCAATCATAGCACATATGAACCAGTGCTTCTTGCCAGCCTTCGGCCAGCTGAATCCCCTGTGCCAGGACCAGTGCCTCGCCGGACCCGGCTTCCCACTGTCGTACAAGACCTGGGGCTTCATGATGGCATCCAGCGGGTGCTCTTTGGCCATGGCCTTTCCTTCTGGCTCCACAAACTTGTTTTTGTTGATGCTGTTGCATACCTCACTGGCAAGCGCCTCTGCCTAGACCTTGACCGCTACATCTTGGTAGACATTGATGACATCTTTGTGGGCAAGGAAGGTACCCGCATGAAGGTGGCTGATGTTGAG GCTCTGTTGACCACCCAGAACAAACTCAGGACCTTAGTCCCCAACTTCACTTTCAACTTGGGCTTCTCGGGCAAGTTCTATCATACCG ggacagaggaggaggatgCAGGGGACGACATGCTGCTGAAGCACCGCAAAGAGTTCTGGTGGTTCCCCCACATGTGGAGCCACATGCAGCCACACCTGTTCCACAATCGCTCCGTGCTGGCTGACCAGATGAGGCTCAACAAACAGTTTGCTCTG GAACATGGGATTCCCACGGATCTGGGGTATGCTGTGGCCCCCCACCACTCGGGTGTATACCCCATCCACACGCAACTCTATGAGGCCTGGAAATCTGTGTGGGGCATCCAGGTGACCAGCACTGAGGAATATCCCCATCTCCGCCCTGCCCGCTACCGCCGTGGCTTCATTCACAATGGCATTATG gTATTACCACGGCAGACGTGTGGACTCTTCACTCACACAATCTTCTATAATGAATATCCTGGAGGCTCTCGTGAACTAGACCGGAGCATCCGAGGTGGAGAGCTCTTTCTGACAGTGCTGCTTAATCCG ATCAGCATTTTTATGACCCATCTgtcaaattatggaaatgatCGGCTGGGCCTGTATACCTTTGAGAGCCTGGTGCGTTTCCTTCAATGCTGGACACGGCTGCGCCTACAGAcccttcctcctgtccctctTGCACGAAAGTACTTTGAACTGTTCCCTCAAGAGCGAAGCCCCCTTTGGCAG AATCCCTGTGATGACAAGAGGCACAAAGATATCTGGTCCAAGGAGAAAACCTGTGATCGGCTACCCAAGTTCTTGATTGTGGGACCCCAGAAAACAG GGACCACAGCTATTCACTTCTTCCTGAGCCTGCACCCAGCTGTGACTAGCAGCTTCCCTAGCCCCAGCACCTTTGAGGAGATTCAGTTCTTCAACGGCCCTAATTACCACAAGGGTATTGATTG GTACATGGACTTCTTCCCTGTCCCTTCCAATGCCAGCACTgactttctctttgaaaaaagtGCCACCTACTTTGACTCAGAGGTTGTACCACGTCGGGGGGCTGCCCTTCTGCCACGAGCCAAGATCATCACTGTGCTCACCAACCCTGCTGACAGGGCCTACTCCTGGTATCAG CACCAGCGAGCACATGGAGACCCAGCTGCTCTGAATTATACTTTCTACCAGGTGATTTCAGCCTCCTCTCAGGCCCCTCTGGCACTTCGCTCCCTGCAGAACCGCTGTCTTGTCCCTGGCTACTATTCCACCCATCTGCAGCGCTGGCTGACTTACTACCCCTCTGGACAG TTGCTGATTGTGGATGGGCAAGAGCTGCGTACCAACCCAGCTGCCTCAATGGAGAGCATCCAGAAGTTCCTGG GTTTGATGAAGATAAGGGATTCTGGTGCCAGGGACTTGAAGGTGGGAAGACTCGTTGTCTGGGCAAAAGCAAAGGCCGGAGGTATCCGGATATGGACACTGAG TCCCGCCTTTTTCTTATGGATTTTTTCCGGAACCACAATTTGGATCTGTCGAAGCTGCTAA
- the NDST2 gene encoding bifunctional heparan sulfate N-deacetylase/N-sulfotransferase 2 isoform X1 produces MLKLWKVVRPARQLELHRLILLLIAFSLGSMGFLAYYVSTSPKAKEPLPLPLGDCSSGGAAGPGPVRPPVPPRPPRPPETARTEPVVLVFVESAYSQLGQEIVAILESSRFRYSTELAPGRGDMPTLTDHTRGRYVLVIYENLLKYVNLDAWSRELLDRYCVEYGVGIIGFFRAHEHSLLSAQLKGFPLFLHSNLGLRDYQVNPSAPLLHLTRPSRLEPGPLPGDDWTIFQSNHSTYEPVLLASLRPAESPVPGPVPRRTRLPTVVQDLGLHDGIQRVLFGHGLSFWLHKLVFVDAVAYLTGKRLCLDLDRYILVDIDDIFVGKEGTRMKVADVEALLTTQNKLRTLVPNFTFNLGFSGKFYHTGTEEEDAGDDMLLKHRKEFWWFPHMWSHMQPHLFHNRSVLADQMRLNKQFALEHGIPTDLGYAVAPHHSGVYPIHTQLYEAWKSVWGIQVTSTEEYPHLRPARYRRGFIHNGIMVLPRQTCGLFTHTIFYNEYPGGSRELDRSIRGGELFLTVLLNPISIFMTHLSNYGNDRLGLYTFESLVRFLQCWTRLRLQTLPPVPLARKYFELFPQERSPLWQNPCDDKRHKDIWSKEKTCDRLPKFLIVGPQKTGTTAIHFFLSLHPAVTSSFPSPSTFEEIQFFNGPNYHKGIDWYMDFFPVPSNASTDFLFEKSATYFDSEVVPRRGAALLPRAKIITVLTNPADRAYSWYQHQRAHGDPAALNYTFYQVISASSQAPLALRSLQNRCLVPGYYSTHLQRWLTYYPSGQLLIVDGQELRTNPAASMESIQKFLGITPFLNYTRTLRFDEDKGFWCQGLEGGKTRCLGKSKGRRYPDMDTESRLFLMDFFRNHNLDLSKLLSRLGQPVPSWLREELQHSSLG; encoded by the exons ATGCTCAAGCTGTGGAAGGTGGTACGCCCAGCTCGGCAGCTGGAACTGCACCGCCTCATACTGCTGCTGATCGCTTTCAGTCTGGGCTCCATGGGCTTCCTGGCTTACTACGTATCCACCAGCCCCAAGGCCAAGGAACCCTTGCCCCTGCCCTTGGGAGACTGCAGCAGTGGTGGGGCAGCTGGCCCTGGCCCTGTACGTCCACCAGTCCCACCACGGCCCCCCAGGCCACCAGAGACAGCTCGAACTGAACCTGTGGTCCTTGTGTTTGTGGAGAGTGCATACTCACAGCTGGGGCAGGAGATTGTGGCCATCTTGGAGTCTAGTCGTTTTCGTTATAGCACTGAGCTAGCACCCGGCCGAGGGGACATGCCCACATTGACTGATCATACCCGTGGCCGCTATGTCTTGGTCATTTATGAAAACCTGCTCAAGTATGTCAACCTGGATGCCTGGAGTCGGGAACTGTTGGACCGGTACTGTGTGGAGTACGGTGTGGGCATCATTGGCTTTTTCCGAGCCCATGAACATAGCCTACTGAGTGCCCAGCTCAAGGGTTTTCCCCTTTTCCTACACTCAAACTTGGGGCTCCGGGACTACCAAGTGAATCCTTCTGCCCCCTTACTGCATCTCACACGCCCCAGCCGCCTGGAACCTGGGCCGCTGCCTGGTGATGACTGGACCATCTTCCAATCCAATCATAGCACATATGAACCAGTGCTTCTTGCCAGCCTTCGGCCAGCTGAATCCCCTGTGCCAGGACCAGTGCCTCGCCGGACCCGGCTTCCCACTGTCGTACAAGACCTGGGGCTTCATGATGGCATCCAGCGGGTGCTCTTTGGCCATGGCCTTTCCTTCTGGCTCCACAAACTTGTTTTTGTTGATGCTGTTGCATACCTCACTGGCAAGCGCCTCTGCCTAGACCTTGACCGCTACATCTTGGTAGACATTGATGACATCTTTGTGGGCAAGGAAGGTACCCGCATGAAGGTGGCTGATGTTGAG GCTCTGTTGACCACCCAGAACAAACTCAGGACCTTAGTCCCCAACTTCACTTTCAACTTGGGCTTCTCGGGCAAGTTCTATCATACCG ggacagaggaggaggatgCAGGGGACGACATGCTGCTGAAGCACCGCAAAGAGTTCTGGTGGTTCCCCCACATGTGGAGCCACATGCAGCCACACCTGTTCCACAATCGCTCCGTGCTGGCTGACCAGATGAGGCTCAACAAACAGTTTGCTCTG GAACATGGGATTCCCACGGATCTGGGGTATGCTGTGGCCCCCCACCACTCGGGTGTATACCCCATCCACACGCAACTCTATGAGGCCTGGAAATCTGTGTGGGGCATCCAGGTGACCAGCACTGAGGAATATCCCCATCTCCGCCCTGCCCGCTACCGCCGTGGCTTCATTCACAATGGCATTATG gTATTACCACGGCAGACGTGTGGACTCTTCACTCACACAATCTTCTATAATGAATATCCTGGAGGCTCTCGTGAACTAGACCGGAGCATCCGAGGTGGAGAGCTCTTTCTGACAGTGCTGCTTAATCCG ATCAGCATTTTTATGACCCATCTgtcaaattatggaaatgatCGGCTGGGCCTGTATACCTTTGAGAGCCTGGTGCGTTTCCTTCAATGCTGGACACGGCTGCGCCTACAGAcccttcctcctgtccctctTGCACGAAAGTACTTTGAACTGTTCCCTCAAGAGCGAAGCCCCCTTTGGCAG AATCCCTGTGATGACAAGAGGCACAAAGATATCTGGTCCAAGGAGAAAACCTGTGATCGGCTACCCAAGTTCTTGATTGTGGGACCCCAGAAAACAG GGACCACAGCTATTCACTTCTTCCTGAGCCTGCACCCAGCTGTGACTAGCAGCTTCCCTAGCCCCAGCACCTTTGAGGAGATTCAGTTCTTCAACGGCCCTAATTACCACAAGGGTATTGATTG GTACATGGACTTCTTCCCTGTCCCTTCCAATGCCAGCACTgactttctctttgaaaaaagtGCCACCTACTTTGACTCAGAGGTTGTACCACGTCGGGGGGCTGCCCTTCTGCCACGAGCCAAGATCATCACTGTGCTCACCAACCCTGCTGACAGGGCCTACTCCTGGTATCAG CACCAGCGAGCACATGGAGACCCAGCTGCTCTGAATTATACTTTCTACCAGGTGATTTCAGCCTCCTCTCAGGCCCCTCTGGCACTTCGCTCCCTGCAGAACCGCTGTCTTGTCCCTGGCTACTATTCCACCCATCTGCAGCGCTGGCTGACTTACTACCCCTCTGGACAG TTGCTGATTGTGGATGGGCAAGAGCTGCGTACCAACCCAGCTGCCTCAATGGAGAGCATCCAGAAGTTCCTGGGTATCACACCCTTTCTGAACTACACACGGACCCTCAG GTTTGATGAAGATAAGGGATTCTGGTGCCAGGGACTTGAAGGTGGGAAGACTCGTTGTCTGGGCAAAAGCAAAGGCCGGAGGTATCCGGATATGGACACTGAG TCCCGCCTTTTTCTTATGGATTTTTTCCGGAACCACAATTTGGATCTGTCGAAGCTGCTAAGCCGGCTTGGACAGCCAGTGCCCTCATGGCTTCGGGAAGAACTGCAACATTCCAGTCTGGGCTGA
- the NDST2 gene encoding bifunctional heparan sulfate N-deacetylase/N-sulfotransferase 2 isoform X3: protein MLKLWKVVRPARQLELHRLILLLIAFSLGSMGFLAYYVSTSPKAKEPLPLPLGDCSSGGAAGPGPVRPPVPPRPPRPPETARTEPVVLVFVESAYSQLGQEIVAILESSRFRYSTELAPGRGDMPTLTDHTRGRYVLVIYENLLKYVNLDAWSRELLDRYCVEYGVGIIGFFRAHEHSLLSAQLKGFPLFLHSNLGLRDYQVNPSAPLLHLTRPSRLEPGPLPGDDWTIFQSNHSTYEPVLLASLRPAESPVPGPVPRRTRLPTVVQDLGLHDGIQRVLFGHGLSFWLHKLVFVDAVAYLTGKRLCLDLDRYILVDIDDIFVGKEGTRMKVADVEALLTTQNKLRTLVPNFTFNLGFSGKFYHTGPGENLCHSQEHGIPTDLGYAVAPHHSGVYPIHTQLYEAWKSVWGIQVTSTEEYPHLRPARYRRGFIHNGIMVLPRQTCGLFTHTIFYNEYPGGSRELDRSIRGGELFLTVLLNPISIFMTHLSNYGNDRLGLYTFESLVRFLQCWTRLRLQTLPPVPLARKYFELFPQERSPLWQNPCDDKRHKDIWSKEKTCDRLPKFLIVGPQKTGTTAIHFFLSLHPAVTSSFPSPSTFEEIQFFNGPNYHKGIDWYMDFFPVPSNASTDFLFEKSATYFDSEVVPRRGAALLPRAKIITVLTNPADRAYSWYQHQRAHGDPAALNYTFYQVISASSQAPLALRSLQNRCLVPGYYSTHLQRWLTYYPSGQLLIVDGQELRTNPAASMESIQKFLGITPFLNYTRTLRFDEDKGFWCQGLEGGKTRCLGKSKGRRYPDMDTESRLFLMDFFRNHNLDLSKLLSRLGQPVPSWLREELQHSSLG, encoded by the exons ATGCTCAAGCTGTGGAAGGTGGTACGCCCAGCTCGGCAGCTGGAACTGCACCGCCTCATACTGCTGCTGATCGCTTTCAGTCTGGGCTCCATGGGCTTCCTGGCTTACTACGTATCCACCAGCCCCAAGGCCAAGGAACCCTTGCCCCTGCCCTTGGGAGACTGCAGCAGTGGTGGGGCAGCTGGCCCTGGCCCTGTACGTCCACCAGTCCCACCACGGCCCCCCAGGCCACCAGAGACAGCTCGAACTGAACCTGTGGTCCTTGTGTTTGTGGAGAGTGCATACTCACAGCTGGGGCAGGAGATTGTGGCCATCTTGGAGTCTAGTCGTTTTCGTTATAGCACTGAGCTAGCACCCGGCCGAGGGGACATGCCCACATTGACTGATCATACCCGTGGCCGCTATGTCTTGGTCATTTATGAAAACCTGCTCAAGTATGTCAACCTGGATGCCTGGAGTCGGGAACTGTTGGACCGGTACTGTGTGGAGTACGGTGTGGGCATCATTGGCTTTTTCCGAGCCCATGAACATAGCCTACTGAGTGCCCAGCTCAAGGGTTTTCCCCTTTTCCTACACTCAAACTTGGGGCTCCGGGACTACCAAGTGAATCCTTCTGCCCCCTTACTGCATCTCACACGCCCCAGCCGCCTGGAACCTGGGCCGCTGCCTGGTGATGACTGGACCATCTTCCAATCCAATCATAGCACATATGAACCAGTGCTTCTTGCCAGCCTTCGGCCAGCTGAATCCCCTGTGCCAGGACCAGTGCCTCGCCGGACCCGGCTTCCCACTGTCGTACAAGACCTGGGGCTTCATGATGGCATCCAGCGGGTGCTCTTTGGCCATGGCCTTTCCTTCTGGCTCCACAAACTTGTTTTTGTTGATGCTGTTGCATACCTCACTGGCAAGCGCCTCTGCCTAGACCTTGACCGCTACATCTTGGTAGACATTGATGACATCTTTGTGGGCAAGGAAGGTACCCGCATGAAGGTGGCTGATGTTGAG GCTCTGTTGACCACCCAGAACAAACTCAGGACCTTAGTCCCCAACTTCACTTTCAACTTGGGCTTCTCGGGCAAGTTCTATCATACCG GTCCTGGTGAGAATCTATGCCATTCCCAGGAACATGGGATTCCCACGGATCTGGGGTATGCTGTGGCCCCCCACCACTCGGGTGTATACCCCATCCACACGCAACTCTATGAGGCCTGGAAATCTGTGTGGGGCATCCAGGTGACCAGCACTGAGGAATATCCCCATCTCCGCCCTGCCCGCTACCGCCGTGGCTTCATTCACAATGGCATTATG gTATTACCACGGCAGACGTGTGGACTCTTCACTCACACAATCTTCTATAATGAATATCCTGGAGGCTCTCGTGAACTAGACCGGAGCATCCGAGGTGGAGAGCTCTTTCTGACAGTGCTGCTTAATCCG ATCAGCATTTTTATGACCCATCTgtcaaattatggaaatgatCGGCTGGGCCTGTATACCTTTGAGAGCCTGGTGCGTTTCCTTCAATGCTGGACACGGCTGCGCCTACAGAcccttcctcctgtccctctTGCACGAAAGTACTTTGAACTGTTCCCTCAAGAGCGAAGCCCCCTTTGGCAG AATCCCTGTGATGACAAGAGGCACAAAGATATCTGGTCCAAGGAGAAAACCTGTGATCGGCTACCCAAGTTCTTGATTGTGGGACCCCAGAAAACAG GGACCACAGCTATTCACTTCTTCCTGAGCCTGCACCCAGCTGTGACTAGCAGCTTCCCTAGCCCCAGCACCTTTGAGGAGATTCAGTTCTTCAACGGCCCTAATTACCACAAGGGTATTGATTG GTACATGGACTTCTTCCCTGTCCCTTCCAATGCCAGCACTgactttctctttgaaaaaagtGCCACCTACTTTGACTCAGAGGTTGTACCACGTCGGGGGGCTGCCCTTCTGCCACGAGCCAAGATCATCACTGTGCTCACCAACCCTGCTGACAGGGCCTACTCCTGGTATCAG CACCAGCGAGCACATGGAGACCCAGCTGCTCTGAATTATACTTTCTACCAGGTGATTTCAGCCTCCTCTCAGGCCCCTCTGGCACTTCGCTCCCTGCAGAACCGCTGTCTTGTCCCTGGCTACTATTCCACCCATCTGCAGCGCTGGCTGACTTACTACCCCTCTGGACAG TTGCTGATTGTGGATGGGCAAGAGCTGCGTACCAACCCAGCTGCCTCAATGGAGAGCATCCAGAAGTTCCTGGGTATCACACCCTTTCTGAACTACACACGGACCCTCAG GTTTGATGAAGATAAGGGATTCTGGTGCCAGGGACTTGAAGGTGGGAAGACTCGTTGTCTGGGCAAAAGCAAAGGCCGGAGGTATCCGGATATGGACACTGAG TCCCGCCTTTTTCTTATGGATTTTTTCCGGAACCACAATTTGGATCTGTCGAAGCTGCTAAGCCGGCTTGGACAGCCAGTGCCCTCATGGCTTCGGGAAGAACTGCAACATTCCAGTCTGGGCTGA